The proteins below are encoded in one region of Paenibacillus sp. YYML68:
- the cmr4 gene encoding type III-B CRISPR module RAMP protein Cmr4 codes for MHEASRFYYIHCLSPVHVGSGQGVGLIDQPIVREKMTSWPMIPGSSMKGVLRDHYNRYSQHSQLLSVAFGVASSHSNDSTDGGNAGALSFSDARLLAFPVMSLSGTFAYVTCPLVLRRLVRDAAAADVPVADPGCDEIEQILQASDDTVIVPVPMSESRVVSENTVILDEFECQAQPQPRLNEWTTQLAQRLFEDKPSQKIFRERLVIVSDEAFQYFVTICCEVTPRIRIDDSKGIVDQGGLWTEEYLPAESILYGLMWYDQADATTFSIKDILQPISGTLSLAIGGHITVGKGRTRFRFDGGVSL; via the coding sequence ATGCATGAAGCGAGTCGCTTCTATTATATACACTGCCTGAGCCCTGTTCACGTCGGTTCGGGTCAAGGCGTCGGTCTCATCGACCAACCCATTGTAAGAGAAAAAATGACGAGCTGGCCAATGATCCCTGGCAGCTCGATGAAGGGCGTATTGCGTGACCATTATAACCGTTACTCCCAACACTCACAGTTACTATCCGTCGCGTTCGGCGTTGCATCCTCCCACTCTAACGATTCGACCGATGGAGGGAATGCTGGAGCGCTCAGCTTCTCCGATGCGAGACTGCTCGCATTTCCTGTGATGAGTCTAAGCGGTACGTTCGCTTATGTCACGTGCCCGCTCGTACTCCGACGGCTGGTACGGGATGCAGCAGCAGCTGATGTTCCTGTTGCCGATCCAGGGTGCGACGAGATCGAGCAGATCCTGCAAGCATCAGACGATACGGTGATTGTACCTGTACCTATGAGTGAATCCAGAGTTGTATCGGAGAATACCGTCATTCTGGACGAATTCGAGTGTCAGGCGCAACCGCAGCCACGACTGAACGAATGGACAACACAGCTCGCACAACGACTGTTTGAGGATAAGCCATCGCAGAAAATATTTCGTGAGCGGCTCGTCATCGTCAGTGATGAAGCGTTCCAATACTTCGTAACGATCTGCTGTGAAGTGACGCCGCGGATAAGGATTGATGATTCCAAGGGCATCGTCGATCAAGGCGGGTTATGGACGGAGGAATACTTGCCAGCGGAGTCCATCCTGTATGGCCTAATGTGGTACGACCAAGCGGATGCTACTACATTCAGCATTAAGGATATACTCCAGCCAATATCTGGAACGCTGTCTCTTGCAATAGGCGGTCATATTACGGTGGGCAAGGGACGAACCCGCTTCCGGTTCGATGGAGGAGTCTCCTTATGA
- the cmr3 gene encoding type III-B CRISPR module-associated protein Cmr3, whose product MDKWLQITPLDPLMSRDGRPFNATPGSQAYSLQDLSPSTVAGSLRTMLGKQLGEGSQDQERAYIESIHRMRLRGPLYESDGMVLFPWPQDMYAYEYSPEHDTAHKGNLRLDAIRPQRSPHDSVQAGFLGTGKGGHFEEELWPPELPLDSKVWSNAPAYISAERMMDWLSEAPASSKLESLRGGLNEWNDLTAQEKLEHPHYMSSLPIDQREHTEIDLKTQGARDERLFTTRYLAFPHSLHVLASVAWPSQLPWPHSLSTIHSLGGKRRLVHIQELETPPYGLQPSKELLHALEDATYIRLVLATPAFFQKGWLPGWLDENLLTKADWPGQASGVTLQLRWACISGYVPISGWSHARARQQEAEKSVRRMVPAGSVYFFQVVQGNPADLASLTWLMSVSDQHRRHAAFDDEDGFGLALWGKWWHE is encoded by the coding sequence ATGGATAAGTGGCTACAAATCACACCGCTTGATCCCCTCATGAGTCGCGATGGTCGCCCATTCAACGCTACTCCAGGATCTCAAGCGTACTCGCTTCAGGACTTGTCGCCTAGTACGGTCGCAGGATCGCTACGCACCATGCTAGGCAAGCAGCTTGGTGAAGGATCTCAGGATCAAGAGCGAGCTTACATCGAATCAATTCATCGGATGCGGCTCAGAGGTCCACTGTATGAGAGCGACGGGATGGTCCTGTTCCCATGGCCTCAAGACATGTATGCGTATGAGTATTCACCCGAGCATGATACAGCGCATAAGGGAAATCTAAGGCTAGATGCCATACGCCCACAACGCTCTCCACATGACTCCGTCCAAGCAGGCTTCCTTGGCACAGGCAAGGGCGGGCACTTTGAGGAAGAGCTATGGCCTCCCGAACTGCCCCTGGATTCCAAAGTGTGGAGTAACGCCCCAGCCTATATCTCCGCCGAACGCATGATGGACTGGTTAAGCGAGGCGCCGGCATCCTCGAAGCTCGAGTCGCTAAGAGGTGGACTTAACGAATGGAATGATCTAACCGCTCAAGAGAAGCTGGAGCATCCGCACTACATGTCTTCGTTGCCAATCGATCAACGAGAGCATACAGAGATTGACCTCAAGACGCAAGGAGCCCGAGACGAGAGGCTGTTCACGACGAGATATCTCGCCTTCCCGCACTCCCTGCATGTACTGGCTTCTGTAGCTTGGCCGAGTCAACTCCCTTGGCCGCATTCCTTGTCGACCATCCATTCACTAGGAGGCAAGAGGCGGCTTGTCCATATTCAAGAGCTGGAGACGCCTCCTTATGGGTTACAGCCGTCTAAGGAACTGCTGCATGCCTTAGAGGACGCGACATATATCAGGCTCGTACTCGCTACGCCTGCATTCTTCCAGAAGGGCTGGTTACCGGGATGGCTCGATGAGAACCTGTTAACGAAGGCCGATTGGCCAGGACAAGCGAGCGGTGTCACACTCCAGCTCAGATGGGCTTGTATTTCTGGCTACGTGCCGATCTCTGGCTGGAGTCACGCAAGAGCCAGACAGCAGGAAGCGGAGAAATCGGTTCGACGAATGGTACCAGCAGGAAGTGTGTACTTCTTCCAAGTAGTGCAAGGCAATCCCGCAGACTTAGCCAGTCTGACGTGGCTCATGTCAGTGTCCGATCAGCATCGCCGTCATGCTGCATTCGATGATGAAGACGGGTTCGGATTGGCGTTATGGGGCAAGTGGTGGCATGAATAA
- the cas10 gene encoding type III-B CRISPR-associated protein Cas10/Cmr2 yields the protein MTHNRYILLISIGPVQSFIAQARRTRDLWFGSHLLTELSRAAASELLRRYDAELIFPALRSDEVELLERLKPSNKLLGIVTTDEPRWVALQVRRAVETCWLNYAEQALKILPNLVHLGHWDRQIKDIIEYHAVWSLYTDNDNYLTSLQRAEQLMTARKTLRDFKPNEPGKLFGDLKSSLDPGRENVLLPDRMRELAPFGIGQSETLDAVSVVKRLSNRLYKDEGAGTFTSVCDVAFRSYWDVQPSATRAMRQQHICNYYLSINQLYHDKLKLRAVSDDTVHLDRIESALFYDNRLVDFIREHAKYQDKLDLNAIYTDLSQRLNTLLVHELKTTPPNYYAFLVCDGDRMGRQLRELTTVQEHQQFSRSLSRFSEEVERIIASLGGLLIYSGGDDVAACLPLSRALEGAEALRLAFAHSMRDICSKEHPPTLSVGIAIVHQLERLGEARALAREAEKLAKKKRNELAILLRKRHGGTDYDVSLSFDDDPVRRIQSYQREYCLGYFTAKLPYELRELYHTYNRRLKQWTTPLSIEEQLHLIEAEVIRLVSKKRPSKLTDASFAAWLDRLLKSLQGSNPVEQLGAQANLMIVAVQLTAEGDHYG from the coding sequence ATGACCCACAACAGGTACATCCTGCTGATCTCGATCGGTCCTGTGCAGTCCTTCATCGCACAAGCACGAAGAACTCGTGACCTATGGTTCGGCTCACATCTCTTGACCGAATTAAGTCGCGCGGCGGCTAGCGAATTATTACGTCGATACGATGCAGAACTCATCTTCCCTGCGCTCCGCTCAGACGAAGTTGAACTGCTAGAGCGTCTGAAGCCAAGCAACAAGCTACTCGGCATTGTCACTACTGATGAGCCCAGATGGGTAGCGCTTCAAGTTCGACGTGCCGTCGAGACCTGTTGGCTGAACTATGCCGAGCAAGCATTAAAGATTCTTCCGAACCTAGTCCATCTGGGACACTGGGATCGACAGATTAAGGACATCATCGAATATCATGCTGTGTGGTCCCTCTATACCGACAATGACAACTACTTGACCAGCCTGCAACGAGCAGAGCAGCTTATGACAGCGCGGAAGACGCTTAGGGACTTCAAGCCGAATGAGCCAGGGAAATTATTCGGTGATCTGAAGTCCAGTCTGGACCCAGGAAGAGAGAATGTTCTTCTGCCTGACCGCATGCGTGAGCTCGCTCCATTCGGCATCGGACAGAGCGAGACACTGGATGCTGTCAGCGTTGTGAAGCGGCTATCCAATCGACTATATAAGGATGAGGGGGCAGGCACGTTCACATCGGTGTGTGATGTTGCCTTCCGCTCGTACTGGGATGTCCAGCCGTCGGCTACGAGAGCGATGAGACAGCAGCACATCTGCAACTATTACTTGTCCATCAACCAGCTATATCATGATAAATTGAAGCTCAGGGCCGTATCAGATGACACTGTCCACCTCGACCGCATCGAGTCCGCCTTGTTCTATGATAATCGCCTAGTGGATTTCATCCGCGAGCATGCGAAGTACCAGGACAAATTAGATTTGAATGCGATCTATACCGACCTCTCGCAACGATTGAATACGTTGCTCGTACACGAGCTGAAGACGACTCCGCCGAACTACTACGCATTCCTCGTCTGTGACGGCGATCGCATGGGCAGGCAGCTTCGCGAATTAACGACCGTACAAGAGCACCAGCAATTCTCTCGTTCGTTGTCCAGATTCTCCGAAGAAGTGGAGCGCATCATCGCGAGCTTGGGCGGATTGCTAATCTATAGCGGCGGAGACGATGTCGCGGCCTGCTTGCCGTTGAGCAGAGCGCTTGAAGGTGCCGAGGCTCTGCGTCTCGCATTCGCCCATTCCATGCGCGACATCTGCTCGAAGGAGCATCCCCCGACTTTATCAGTCGGCATTGCAATCGTCCATCAACTCGAACGACTGGGTGAAGCAAGAGCGCTCGCGCGTGAAGCTGAGAAGCTGGCGAAGAAGAAACGCAACGAGCTAGCCATCCTTCTGAGGAAGCGACACGGAGGCACCGACTATGATGTCAGCCTGTCCTTCGACGACGATCCTGTTAGGCGTATTCAGAGCTACCAACGGGAATATTGTCTGGGCTATTTTACAGCTAAGCTGCCTTATGAGCTCAGAGAGCTATATCACACCTACAACAGACGATTGAAGCAATGGACAACACCATTAAGCATTGAGGAGCAGCTCCACTTGATAGAGGCAGAGGTCATACGTCTAGTCAGTAAGAAGCGACCAAGTAAACTGACCGATGCGTCGTTCGCCGCATGGCTCGACCGTCTGCTGAAGTCGTTACAAGGTTCAAATCCTGTGGAACAATTAGGCGCACAGGCGAACCTGATGATCGTTGCCGTACAACTGACTGCGGAAGGAGATCACTATGGATAA
- the cmr1 gene encoding type III-B CRISPR module RAMP protein Cmr1: protein MEKKVECVYGVPNRLEMEGEWNVKRSLNTIHSDKKQRLLTELAALANGTSATTQDHNHTLERTYQIQLATPMVGGGIAPGNSDLTEPIRATAIRGHLRFWWRATLGAACKDSSELKIKESAIFGDTNQASPWTIKVRLSESPKETQLTPELYPPYIMFPYRDPKKTSAGIQSCSFTLHIILNRPGHSEHWDEIECALWAWINFGGIGARTRRGCGSLYCKTLSPSCHDVPDIRSWIVNSLKRYGARLTPPEEGKEWPTLSTRLGLPSTRSNNNVHSWKELIEKYQLFRKEDHKKRSHWPEPDSIRRITGMSVKKHKESITLSDHDSYAFPRAQLGLPIGIRFHSKDCTISNGDHYSREPYPTTLTPRGADRLASPLILKVLAFSASKGRSIVAVLNQPKINELTLNAIKSKSDNPIHFEKIKTILSRTKISSEHGHIYCSPVYPNRDKQNKNPMKNTTSAVEAFLQFISSSEGGT, encoded by the coding sequence ATGGAAAAAAAGGTCGAATGTGTGTATGGTGTTCCAAACAGGCTTGAAATGGAAGGAGAGTGGAACGTGAAGCGCTCACTGAATACGATTCATAGTGACAAGAAGCAGCGGCTTCTGACAGAGCTAGCAGCACTGGCCAATGGAACGTCAGCAACAACACAAGACCACAACCATACATTGGAACGGACGTACCAGATTCAATTAGCAACGCCAATGGTTGGAGGTGGCATAGCTCCTGGCAATTCAGATCTGACCGAGCCGATCCGAGCAACAGCCATTCGTGGACATCTTCGGTTTTGGTGGCGCGCCACTCTCGGGGCTGCATGTAAGGATTCATCTGAGCTGAAAATAAAAGAGTCGGCCATTTTCGGGGACACGAATCAAGCGAGTCCATGGACGATCAAGGTGCGTCTATCCGAATCTCCTAAAGAAACGCAGTTAACTCCAGAGCTATATCCACCTTATATCATGTTCCCTTATAGAGATCCAAAGAAGACATCCGCTGGCATTCAATCGTGCTCGTTTACCCTGCATATCATTCTGAACAGGCCGGGGCATTCCGAGCACTGGGATGAGATCGAATGCGCATTATGGGCGTGGATTAACTTTGGCGGTATCGGAGCCCGCACTAGACGCGGCTGTGGGAGTCTATATTGCAAGACTTTGTCTCCAAGTTGTCACGATGTCCCAGACATACGTAGTTGGATTGTGAACTCACTGAAGAGATATGGGGCGCGGCTTACCCCGCCCGAGGAAGGCAAAGAGTGGCCGACGCTGAGCACCCGACTCGGACTGCCTTCCACCCGTTCGAACAACAATGTTCATTCATGGAAGGAGCTAATCGAGAAATACCAGCTATTTAGGAAGGAAGACCACAAAAAGAGAAGCCATTGGCCCGAACCCGATTCCATCCGTCGCATCACGGGCATGTCTGTGAAGAAGCACAAGGAGAGCATCACCCTCTCTGATCATGATAGCTATGCGTTCCCTCGAGCTCAACTGGGTTTGCCGATTGGAATCCGCTTCCATAGCAAGGATTGTACCATCTCGAATGGTGACCATTACTCACGAGAGCCCTACCCAACGACTCTCACCCCACGCGGTGCAGATCGACTAGCTTCTCCATTAATATTGAAGGTATTAGCCTTCAGTGCTAGCAAAGGACGTTCAATCGTCGCTGTGTTGAACCAGCCTAAGATCAATGAACTTACACTAAATGCGATTAAAAGTAAGTCAGATAACCCAATACACTTTGAAAAAATTAAAACCATACTCTCGCGCACCAAAATATCAAGCGAGCATGGACACATCTACTGCTCACCTGTCTACCCTAACCGTGACAAGCAAAACAAAAACCCGATGAAAAACACAACATCCGCGGTAGAAGCATTCTTACAATTCATATCCTCGAGCGAAGGAGGCACATAA
- a CDS encoding S-layer homology domain-containing protein, with protein MEKLARAGVLNGYGDKFMPDRIITRTEMAVMISRIVNLEAVKPSSAPITFTDISESYAANHIQAVAKADIIQGRTSQQYEPEAASTRAEALTVILNALKLSPELRQLLEPHLTPVKE; from the coding sequence ATTGAGAAGCTCGCACGAGCTGGAGTGCTGAACGGCTACGGAGACAAGTTCATGCCTGATCGCATCATCACTCGTACAGAGATGGCTGTCATGATAAGTCGGATCGTCAATCTGGAGGCTGTCAAGCCTTCATCCGCACCGATCACATTCACAGATATTAGCGAATCTTATGCTGCTAACCACATTCAAGCGGTTGCCAAGGCCGATATCATTCAAGGCCGTACCAGCCAGCAATACGAGCCAGAAGCCGCCTCGACACGGGCTGAGGCGTTGACCGTTATTCTGAACGCGCTGAAGCTAAGCCCTGAGCTGCGTCAGCTGCTTGAGCCTCACCTTACGCCAGTCAAGGAATAG
- a CDS encoding cadherin-like beta sandwich domain-containing protein — MLNSNAELSSLSFTSASLNRAFERGVTTYSTVVPHQAQATSVTAAVYDSRSTVSAAVYDGNGTLKHGPVALTSGQASPELPLR; from the coding sequence GTGCTGAACAGCAATGCAGAGCTGAGCTCGTTAAGCTTCACCTCGGCCAGCTTGAACCGTGCATTCGAACGAGGAGTGACTACATACAGCACCGTTGTTCCACATCAAGCACAAGCAACATCGGTCACTGCAGCTGTCTACGATTCCCGCTCAACAGTCTCTGCTGCTGTGTACGATGGCAACGGCACACTCAAGCACGGCCCTGTTGCTCTGACTAGCGGTCAAGCAAGTCCTGAGCTTCCGCTGCGGTAG
- a CDS encoding ferritin-like protein: MILLKSETVKNIHTVEGLRQAVQQAIELEHATIPTYLYALYSLKAGSNQEIRRLILSVVVEEMLHMSLACNILNAIGGTPVIDDPSFIPKYPGPLPGSVESGLIVPLAPFSIELVKDVFMVIEEPEQPLDFPVLMSEADGKITIGQFYQAIADQIKALGDGIFTGDESKQVVSSYWPDELIKITDVQSALHAIDIIVEQGEGTSTSPLDLEGDFAHYYRYAEIFHGKKLILNPDAKPGTPHDQKYIYGGDPIPFDPAGVLPLIENPSAASYAPNSKAQYANDTFNYTYTSLLRSLHATFNGQPDRLKTAIGLMESLKLQALDLMDIDLGNGKHAGPSFEYQPFNP, from the coding sequence ATGATTCTATTAAAATCAGAAACCGTAAAGAACATTCATACGGTTGAGGGATTACGGCAAGCGGTGCAGCAGGCCATCGAATTAGAGCATGCGACCATTCCGACCTATCTCTATGCGTTATACTCGCTGAAGGCTGGCTCGAATCAGGAGATTCGCCGCTTGATTCTATCCGTTGTTGTTGAAGAAATGCTGCACATGTCGCTCGCCTGTAACATCTTGAACGCCATTGGCGGCACGCCGGTGATCGATGACCCGAGCTTCATTCCGAAATATCCGGGACCGCTTCCGGGCTCGGTCGAATCGGGCTTAATCGTTCCGCTCGCGCCATTTTCTATAGAGCTTGTGAAGGATGTATTTATGGTCATCGAGGAGCCTGAGCAGCCGTTAGACTTCCCGGTGTTGATGAGTGAAGCGGATGGAAAAATAACAATTGGTCAATTTTACCAGGCGATTGCCGATCAGATTAAGGCGTTGGGTGACGGGATCTTCACCGGGGACGAATCGAAGCAGGTCGTTAGCTCGTATTGGCCGGATGAACTGATCAAGATCACCGATGTCCAGTCGGCGTTGCACGCGATCGACATCATCGTTGAGCAGGGCGAGGGAACGTCCACATCTCCGCTTGATCTGGAGGGTGACTTCGCTCACTACTATCGTTATGCTGAGATCTTCCACGGCAAGAAGCTGATTCTGAACCCGGATGCGAAGCCAGGCACGCCTCACGATCAGAAGTACATCTACGGCGGTGATCCGATTCCATTCGACCCGGCTGGCGTGCTGCCTCTTATCGAGAACCCGAGCGCTGCCTCCTATGCGCCTAATTCCAAGGCGCAGTATGCGAATGACACCTTCAACTACACGTACACGAGTCTGCTGCGATCATTGCATGCCACCTTCAATGGGCAGCCGGATCGATTGAAGACGGCGATCGGATTGATGGAGTCTCTCAAGCTTCAAGCGCTGGACTTAATGGATATTGATCTTGGTAACGGCAAGCATGCAGGTCCAAGCTTCGAGTACCAGCCATTCAACCCATAG